The Microlunatus antarcticus genome window below encodes:
- a CDS encoding RelA/SpoT family protein → MRQRLARLGATRPQTAALDPLFQVIRANHPKADLSLVERAFHTAERYHRDQRRKSGDAYITHPLAVTTILAELGMTEATLCAALLHDTVEDTAYTLKELTKDFGEEIALLVDGCTKVDKIKYGESAKSDTIRKMVVAMSRDIRVLVIKLADRLHNMRTLHYLRPDKQSRIALETLEIYAPLAHRLGMNTIKWELEDLSFATMHPKVYDEIVRLVAEAAPSRDEFLSTVVTQAQADLKNAKIKANVTGRPKHYYSIYQKMVVRGRDFADIYDLVGLRILVENQSDCYAAMGVMHVRWTPLPGRFKDYIAMPKFNLYQSLHTSVIGPGGKPVELQIRTEEMHRRAEFGVAAHWKYKEGAKNGGPVVAADGADDELVWVRQLLDWQRETADPGEFLDSLRFEINSTEVYAFTPRGEVKALPQGSTPVDFAYSVHTEVGNRTIGARVNGKLVPLESELHNGDVVEIFTSKAENAGPSRDWLQFVRSPRARSKIRHHFTRERREESIENGKEALARQLRKAGLPLQRLLTLEALTAISTHFKLADVNALYAGIGEGTVGAQAVVNQLTVASGGEDAVADELGEDRVVTGRRSRRATSGTTTGVMVKGADDLLVKLAKCCTPVPGDPILGFVTRGSGVSVHRTDCPNTAELLKVPERIVEVEWAPTTLSSFLVAIQVEALDRNRLLSDITRCLSDQHVNILSAALSTTKDRICKAKFTFQTGDPTHLDHVLGAVRQVPSVFDVYRVSQ, encoded by the coding sequence ATGCGGCAGCGCCTGGCCCGGCTGGGCGCGACGCGCCCGCAGACGGCGGCGCTCGACCCCCTGTTCCAGGTCATCCGGGCCAACCACCCCAAGGCCGACCTCTCGCTGGTCGAGCGGGCGTTCCACACCGCCGAGCGCTACCACCGTGACCAGCGGCGCAAGAGCGGCGACGCGTACATCACGCACCCGCTGGCCGTGACGACGATCCTCGCCGAGCTCGGGATGACCGAGGCGACGCTCTGCGCGGCCCTGCTCCACGACACGGTCGAGGACACCGCGTACACGCTGAAGGAGCTGACCAAGGACTTCGGCGAGGAGATCGCGCTCCTGGTCGACGGCTGCACCAAGGTCGACAAGATCAAGTACGGCGAGTCGGCCAAGTCCGACACGATCCGCAAGATGGTCGTGGCGATGAGCCGCGACATCCGCGTGCTCGTCATCAAGCTCGCCGACCGCCTGCACAACATGCGCACGCTGCACTACCTGCGGCCGGACAAGCAGTCCCGCATCGCGCTCGAGACGCTCGAGATCTACGCGCCGCTCGCCCACCGGCTCGGCATGAACACGATCAAGTGGGAGCTCGAGGACCTCTCGTTCGCGACCATGCACCCCAAGGTCTACGACGAGATCGTGCGTCTCGTCGCCGAGGCGGCCCCGAGCCGTGACGAGTTCCTGTCGACCGTCGTCACCCAGGCGCAGGCGGACCTCAAGAACGCCAAGATCAAGGCGAACGTCACCGGCCGGCCCAAGCACTACTACTCGATCTACCAGAAGATGGTCGTCCGCGGCCGCGACTTCGCCGACATCTACGACCTCGTCGGCCTGCGGATCCTGGTCGAGAACCAGTCCGACTGCTACGCCGCGATGGGCGTCATGCACGTCCGCTGGACCCCCCTGCCGGGGCGGTTCAAGGACTACATCGCGATGCCCAAGTTCAACCTGTACCAGTCGCTGCACACCTCGGTGATCGGGCCGGGCGGCAAGCCCGTCGAGCTCCAGATCCGCACCGAGGAGATGCACCGCCGCGCCGAGTTCGGGGTGGCCGCGCACTGGAAGTACAAGGAGGGCGCCAAGAACGGCGGTCCGGTCGTGGCCGCCGACGGCGCCGACGACGAGCTCGTGTGGGTGCGCCAGCTGCTCGACTGGCAGCGCGAGACCGCCGACCCGGGCGAGTTCCTCGACTCGTTGCGCTTCGAGATCAACTCCACCGAGGTGTACGCCTTCACCCCCCGCGGCGAGGTCAAGGCCCTGCCGCAGGGATCGACCCCGGTCGACTTCGCCTACTCGGTGCACACCGAGGTCGGCAACCGCACGATCGGCGCCCGCGTCAACGGCAAGCTCGTGCCGCTCGAGTCGGAGCTCCACAACGGCGACGTCGTCGAGATCTTCACCTCCAAGGCCGAGAACGCCGGCCCGAGCCGCGACTGGCTGCAGTTCGTCCGCAGCCCGCGCGCCCGCAGCAAGATCCGGCACCACTTCACGCGCGAGCGCCGCGAGGAGTCGATCGAGAACGGCAAGGAGGCGCTGGCCCGCCAGCTCCGTAAGGCCGGCCTGCCGCTGCAGCGTCTGCTGACCCTCGAGGCGCTCACCGCCATCTCGACGCACTTCAAGCTCGCCGACGTCAATGCCCTGTACGCGGGGATCGGCGAGGGCACGGTCGGTGCGCAGGCCGTGGTCAACCAGCTCACCGTCGCCTCGGGCGGCGAGGACGCGGTCGCCGACGAGCTCGGTGAGGACCGCGTCGTCACCGGCCGACGGAGCCGGCGCGCGACCAGCGGCACCACGACCGGCGTCATGGTCAAGGGCGCGGACGACCTGCTGGTCAAGCTGGCCAAGTGCTGCACCCCGGTGCCCGGCGACCCGATCCTCGGCTTCGTCACCCGCGGCTCCGGCGTCTCGGTCCACCGCACCGACTGCCCCAACACCGCCGAGCTGCTCAAGGTGCCCGAGCGCATCGTCGAGGTCGAGTGGGCGCCGACCACGCTGAGCTCGTTCCTGGTGGCGATCCAGGTCGAGGCGCTGGACCGCAACCGCCTGCTCTCCGACATCACGCGCTGCCTCTCGGACCAGCACGTGAACATCCTCTCCGCCGCCCTCAGCACGACCAAGGACCGGATCTGCAAGGCGAAGTTCACCTTCCAGACCGGCGACCCGACCCACCTCGACCACGTCCTCGGCGCCGTACGGCAGGTTCCGTCGGTTTTCGACGTCTACCGCGTCTCGCAGTAG
- a CDS encoding Ig-like domain-containing protein has protein sequence MKKAWGATVTAVAVGLVWAAVPGAAQAAEQTIVPSRDFVKTQSDTRATGKYEVVGSGLHISTTGTTSTDKVAEYLAAGVPLAGVGEPSLDYTNTAGGVPGFQLVVDFDADGTPDGILVGEPASYGNDWWVSDRAKQFVKDGAPSHDAGSGSPNHGTLDGWRASFPNATVQFFGFSLGSGVKGDGVLNAINFNGDRYTFSDKVPDTTGPTLTCAVPDPGPTLTYGSTAQITAAVTDDGSGVSAATVSAAADTTSLGAKKVTLSASDVAGNSSSTDCSYTIVAGAPASVTLVSGGGQSAPVGTAFAQPVKVKVTDAGGNPVAAVPVTFSAPASGATGTFVNSAATTDDDGVAAVTVTATGSTGTWKGAATVTGLTPASFSLTNTAAPAKRADLKVTLTGPAQLTRGQSGTYVLTVKNQGPDTAVDVLSSLAFPCGVSVTSTGGGKQVGNLVVWPTLASLASGSSTTYTVTVKATAKGSWKVAGAAASLKTPDPALGSNVALTALTVR, from the coding sequence TTGAAGAAGGCTTGGGGGGCGACGGTCACGGCCGTCGCAGTGGGTCTGGTCTGGGCGGCGGTGCCGGGGGCGGCACAGGCGGCGGAGCAGACCATCGTCCCGTCGAGGGATTTTGTGAAAACGCAGAGCGACACCAGGGCCACGGGGAAGTACGAGGTCGTCGGCAGCGGGCTGCACATCTCCACCACGGGGACGACGAGCACCGACAAGGTGGCGGAATACCTCGCCGCCGGAGTCCCGCTCGCCGGGGTCGGCGAGCCGTCGCTGGACTACACGAACACGGCCGGTGGGGTCCCGGGCTTCCAGCTCGTCGTGGACTTCGACGCCGACGGCACGCCCGACGGAATCCTGGTCGGCGAACCCGCCTCGTACGGGAACGACTGGTGGGTGTCAGACCGCGCCAAGCAGTTCGTCAAGGACGGCGCTCCGTCTCACGACGCCGGTTCCGGCAGCCCGAACCACGGGACGCTCGACGGCTGGCGCGCGAGCTTCCCGAACGCGACGGTGCAGTTCTTCGGCTTCTCGCTCGGTTCCGGGGTCAAGGGTGACGGCGTCCTGAACGCCATCAACTTCAACGGCGACCGCTACACCTTCAGCGACAAGGTCCCCGACACGACCGGGCCCACGCTGACCTGCGCCGTCCCGGATCCCGGGCCGACGCTCACGTACGGCAGCACCGCCCAGATCACGGCCGCGGTCACCGACGACGGCTCCGGCGTGAGCGCGGCGACCGTGTCGGCCGCGGCGGACACCACGTCCTTGGGCGCCAAGAAGGTGACGCTCTCGGCCAGCGACGTCGCGGGCAACTCCTCGTCGACCGACTGCTCGTACACCATCGTCGCCGGGGCACCCGCCTCGGTGACGCTGGTCTCCGGCGGCGGGCAGTCCGCGCCGGTCGGCACCGCGTTCGCACAGCCGGTCAAGGTCAAGGTCACCGACGCCGGGGGCAACCCGGTCGCGGCCGTCCCGGTCACGTTCTCGGCCCCGGCCTCCGGCGCGACCGGCACGTTCGTCAACAGCGCAGCGACCACCGACGACGACGGAGTCGCCGCCGTCACCGTGACCGCGACCGGAAGCACGGGCACCTGGAAGGGTGCCGCGACGGTCACCGGCCTGACGCCGGCGTCGTTCTCGCTGACCAACACCGCGGCCCCGGCCAAGCGGGCCGACCTCAAGGTGACGCTCACCGGCCCGGCGCAGCTCACCCGGGGTCAGTCGGGGACCTACGTCCTCACGGTCAAGAACCAGGGCCCGGACACCGCGGTCGACGTGCTCTCGTCGCTCGCGTTCCCGTGCGGGGTGTCGGTGACCTCCACCGGGGGCGGCAAGCAGGTCGGCAACCTCGTGGTCTGGCCGACCCTCGCGTCGCTGGCGTCGGGCTCGTCGACGACCTACACGGTGACCGTCAAGGCCACCGCGAAGGGCAGCTGGAAGGTCGCGGGAGCGGCCGCGTCGCTGAAGACCCCGGACCCGGCGCTGGGGAGCAACGTCGCGCTCACCGCGCTGACGGTGCGCTGA
- a CDS encoding MBL fold metallo-hydrolase, translated as MFIASFPAGPWQTSCYVLATSARSECIVIDPGMGALDGVREIVAEHHLKPVAAVLTHGHLDHMFSVAPLCAGYDATCWVHPDDRALLSDPLAGMSPETGAMLAQLGGSATAFTEPDDVRLLTDGARVEVAGLELDALHAPGHTAGSTMFRSAYPLDDDVDSLLFSGDVLFAGSVGRTDLPGGSAEAMVRSLRDKVLPLPDEVVVLPGHGPQTTMAAERRGNPYLQASFLEGALT; from the coding sequence GTGTTCATCGCGTCGTTCCCCGCCGGCCCGTGGCAGACCAGCTGCTACGTGCTCGCCACCTCCGCCCGCTCCGAGTGCATCGTCATCGACCCCGGCATGGGGGCCCTCGACGGGGTCCGCGAGATCGTCGCCGAGCACCACCTCAAGCCCGTGGCCGCGGTGCTGACGCACGGCCACCTCGACCACATGTTCTCGGTCGCGCCGCTGTGCGCCGGCTACGACGCCACCTGCTGGGTGCACCCCGACGACCGGGCCCTGCTGAGCGACCCGCTCGCCGGGATGAGCCCCGAGACCGGGGCCATGCTCGCCCAGCTCGGAGGATCGGCCACCGCGTTCACCGAGCCCGACGACGTACGGCTGCTCACCGACGGCGCCCGCGTCGAGGTGGCCGGGCTCGAGCTCGACGCGCTGCACGCGCCCGGGCACACCGCGGGCTCGACCATGTTCCGCTCCGCCTACCCCCTCGACGACGACGTCGACTCCCTGCTGTTCTCCGGCGACGTGCTCTTCGCCGGGTCGGTCGGTCGGACGGACCTGCCAGGCGGGAGCGCCGAGGCGATGGTGCGCAGCCTGCGCGACAAGGTCCTGCCGCTGCCCGACGAGGTGGTCGTCCTGCCCGGCCACGGTCCCCAGACGACGATGGCCGCGGAACGCCGGGGCAACCCGTACCTGCAGGCGTCGTTCCTCGAAGGAGCACTCACGTGA
- a CDS encoding DUF349 domain-containing protein, with protein sequence MSDGDAPQPFGRVDPDGTVYVRTADGERAVGQVPDVPPEEALAFFTRRYDALVLEVSLLERRIASKALSPDDAAGSIKTVRTAVTGANAVGDLDGLLTRLQALSPVVDEARAAQRAEKARQLDEVRVKKEHAVTEAEALATGNDWRGGVNRFRSLLEDWKALPRLDRATDDALWHRFSTARTTYTRRRKAQFAQQNGERESAREVKEQLVVEAEALASSTDWGPTTGAYRDLMTRWKAAGAAPRGVDEQLWRRFRTAQDTFFGAKQTINAAQDVEFRANAEAKEALLDEAEARMLPVTDLGAARVAYRELLERWSAIGKVPRDSMRPLDTRLHAIETAVTEAEDRRWNRTNPEARARAEDTAAKLEAQIATLEEQATKASASGDDKAAQQARDSAATYREWLAQAQQAVSDFSG encoded by the coding sequence ATGAGTGACGGTGACGCTCCGCAGCCTTTCGGGCGGGTGGATCCTGACGGCACGGTCTACGTCCGGACCGCCGACGGCGAGCGTGCGGTGGGCCAGGTCCCGGACGTGCCGCCGGAGGAGGCCCTCGCCTTCTTCACGCGGCGCTACGACGCGCTGGTGCTGGAGGTGTCCCTGCTCGAGCGGCGCATCGCCTCCAAGGCGCTGTCGCCCGACGACGCAGCCGGGTCGATCAAGACCGTGCGGACGGCCGTCACCGGCGCGAACGCCGTCGGCGACCTCGACGGTCTGCTGACCCGGCTGCAGGCCCTGAGCCCGGTCGTAGACGAGGCCCGCGCCGCCCAGCGGGCGGAGAAGGCGCGCCAGCTCGACGAGGTGCGGGTCAAGAAGGAGCACGCGGTCACCGAGGCCGAGGCGCTGGCCACCGGCAACGACTGGCGCGGCGGGGTGAACCGCTTCCGCTCGCTGCTCGAGGACTGGAAGGCGCTCCCCCGGCTCGACCGGGCCACCGACGACGCGCTGTGGCACCGCTTCTCGACCGCCCGGACGACCTACACCCGGCGGCGCAAGGCCCAGTTCGCGCAGCAGAACGGCGAGCGCGAGAGCGCGCGCGAGGTCAAGGAGCAGCTGGTCGTCGAGGCGGAGGCGCTCGCCTCGAGCACCGACTGGGGCCCCACGACCGGCGCGTACCGCGACCTGATGACCCGGTGGAAGGCCGCCGGCGCCGCCCCCCGGGGCGTCGACGAGCAGCTGTGGCGCCGGTTCCGTACGGCGCAGGACACGTTCTTCGGGGCGAAGCAGACGATCAACGCCGCGCAGGACGTCGAGTTCCGCGCGAACGCGGAGGCCAAGGAGGCCCTGCTCGACGAGGCCGAGGCCCGGATGCTGCCGGTCACCGATCTCGGGGCGGCCCGGGTCGCCTACCGCGAGCTGCTCGAGCGCTGGTCGGCGATCGGCAAGGTCCCGCGCGACTCGATGCGTCCGCTCGACACGCGGTTGCACGCGATCGAGACCGCCGTGACCGAGGCCGAGGACCGGCGCTGGAACCGCACCAACCCCGAGGCCCGCGCCCGGGCCGAGGACACCGCCGCCAAGCTCGAGGCCCAGATCGCCACGCTCGAGGAGCAGGCGACCAAGGCGTCGGCCAGCGGTGACGACAAGGCGGCGCAGCAGGCCCGCGACTCGGCGGCGACGTACCGCGAGTGGCTCGCGCAGGCGCAGCAGGCGGTGAGCGACTTCAGTGGGTGA
- a CDS encoding AAA family ATPase yields MLSRPAAYDVVLLSGTVGAGKTTTAAALSDLERTEGRRHAVVDLDQVRLLQPAPSGDPFAHEVELANLRDLARNYRAAGAERLVLAGVVEDAREVPRYVAALCGSRLLLCRLTVDLEVVRARLQARHHDDAAALAWHLERTVELTAILDADPFEDVRINTTDRSPQSVAHDVRRAAGWEA; encoded by the coding sequence GTGCTGAGCCGACCGGCCGCGTACGACGTCGTCCTCCTCAGCGGGACCGTCGGCGCGGGCAAGACCACCACCGCGGCCGCGCTCTCCGACCTCGAGCGCACCGAGGGCCGCCGGCACGCGGTGGTCGACCTGGACCAGGTGCGGCTGCTGCAGCCGGCGCCGTCCGGCGACCCGTTCGCCCACGAGGTCGAGCTGGCCAACCTGCGCGACCTCGCCCGCAACTACCGCGCCGCCGGTGCCGAGCGGCTGGTCCTGGCCGGCGTCGTCGAGGACGCGCGCGAGGTGCCCCGCTACGTCGCCGCGCTCTGCGGGAGCCGCCTGCTGCTCTGCCGGCTGACCGTCGACCTCGAGGTCGTGCGCGCCCGGCTGCAGGCCCGGCACCACGACGACGCGGCGGCCCTCGCCTGGCACCTCGAGCGCACGGTCGAGCTGACGGCGATCCTCGACGCCGACCCGTTCGAGGACGTGCGGATCAACACCACGGACCGTTCGCCGCAGTCGGTCGCGCACGACGTCCGGCGCGCCGCGGGGTGGGAGGCGTGA
- the hisS gene encoding histidine--tRNA ligase, translated as MSRPRALSGFPELTPEQRVVEQQVLDRLREVFELYGFASVETRAVEPLDTLAKQGEIDKEVYAVQRVAAEPGSPAELGLHFDLTVPFARYVLEHAHQLAFPFRRYQIQKVWRGERPQEGRYREFTQADVDIVNPGALPAHFDVELPLVTLAALERLHVDLGLPPVLMRVNNRMLAQGFYRGLGIEDTVAVLRQVDKLDKIGPDKVADLLVSDVGVTPAQAQACVRLASISSADASFVDAVQALGVTDPMLDEGLALLADVVRTASEHVPGRIVADLKIARGLDYYTGTVYETELVGYERTGSISSGGRYDSLASDGKTTYPGVGLSIGVTRLLVPLLGAGVLRATRSVPTAVVVAVTSEDQRPAANTVAARLRARGIPTEVAPEAAKFGRQIRYADRRGIPYVWFGAGPDGGADEVKDIRSGDQVPADAATWEPPAEDLHPRVVRSE; from the coding sequence GTGAGCCGCCCCCGCGCCCTGTCGGGCTTCCCCGAGCTCACGCCCGAGCAGCGCGTCGTCGAGCAGCAGGTCCTCGACCGCCTGCGCGAGGTCTTCGAGCTGTACGGGTTCGCGTCGGTCGAGACCCGGGCCGTCGAACCGCTCGACACGCTGGCCAAGCAGGGCGAGATCGACAAGGAGGTGTACGCGGTCCAGCGCGTCGCCGCCGAGCCCGGCAGCCCCGCTGAGCTGGGCCTGCACTTCGACCTGACGGTGCCGTTCGCGCGCTACGTGCTGGAGCACGCCCACCAGCTGGCGTTCCCGTTCCGCCGCTACCAGATCCAGAAGGTCTGGCGGGGCGAGCGGCCGCAGGAGGGGCGCTACCGCGAATTCACCCAGGCCGACGTCGACATCGTCAACCCGGGGGCGCTGCCCGCCCACTTCGACGTCGAACTGCCCCTGGTCACCCTCGCCGCTCTCGAGCGGCTGCACGTCGACCTCGGCCTGCCGCCGGTGCTGATGCGGGTCAACAACCGGATGCTGGCCCAGGGCTTCTACCGCGGGCTCGGCATCGAGGACACCGTCGCCGTGCTCCGCCAGGTCGACAAGCTCGACAAGATCGGGCCCGACAAGGTGGCCGACCTGCTGGTCTCCGACGTCGGGGTCACGCCGGCCCAGGCGCAGGCGTGCGTACGGCTGGCCTCGATCTCGAGCGCGGACGCGTCGTTCGTGGACGCGGTGCAGGCGCTCGGCGTCACCGACCCGATGCTCGACGAGGGCCTCGCGCTGCTCGCCGACGTCGTGCGGACCGCGAGCGAGCACGTCCCGGGGCGGATCGTCGCCGACCTCAAGATCGCGCGGGGCCTCGACTACTACACCGGCACGGTCTACGAGACCGAGCTCGTCGGCTACGAGCGCACCGGCTCGATCTCCTCGGGCGGGCGCTACGACTCGCTGGCCAGCGACGGGAAGACGACCTACCCGGGCGTCGGCCTCTCGATCGGGGTCACGCGGCTGCTCGTGCCGCTGCTCGGGGCCGGGGTGCTGCGGGCGACGCGTTCCGTGCCGACCGCCGTTGTCGTCGCGGTCACGAGCGAGGACCAGCGGCCGGCGGCCAACACCGTCGCGGCCCGGCTCCGGGCCCGGGGCATCCCGACCGAGGTCGCGCCCGAGGCGGCGAAGTTCGGGCGGCAGATCCGCTACGCCGACCGCCGGGGGATCCCGTACGTCTGGTTCGGCGCCGGCCCGGACGGCGGCGCCGACGAGGTCAAGGACATCCGCTCCGGCGACCAGGTGCCCGCCGACGCCGCGACCTGGGAGCCGCCGGCGGAGGACCTGCACCCGCGCGTCGTTCGCAGCGAGTAA
- a CDS encoding DUF2252 domain-containing protein encodes MTDRNGAADGPAVPGPSPSTGHTVLATADSDSFASLRRRPTAREERYAMGKALRREVPRRSLGDWQPPPDRADPVALIEESHRGRVPELVPIRVARMISSPYGFLRGTAVVMAADVAGLPATGIMPVACGDSHLGNFGFYASPEGELVIDLNDFDEAHPGSWEWDLRRLVASIWVAGRENGRTEDECHDAVLACVGAYRDEVRLLADMPLLARSYNRLDVGRLHETATEKSLRDEIERSVRRARQKTSDRALPRFTTVDKGDKGQPGQRRIVQEPPLITRLPEAERDAVAEALDAYLLTLAPHWRRAIGGYTLVDVAHKVVGVGSVGLRAYVALLEGSAPDDVVFLQLKQARRSVLAPFVHGGDAWHQHQGQRVVEYQQALQTVSDPLLGWTTVDLPGEGPLDFYVRQFRNSKGTIPLDAIDAAALTDYAGIVGHLLAKGHVRTSGASMIAGYAGKGDKLGEAFGRFARSYADQTEADHALLVAAVRSGRVPASEGALDRMGSAFRP; translated from the coding sequence GTGACGGACCGCAACGGTGCAGCCGACGGCCCCGCCGTGCCGGGACCCTCCCCGTCCACCGGGCACACGGTGCTGGCGACCGCGGACAGCGACTCCTTCGCGTCCCTGCGGCGACGCCCGACGGCGCGCGAGGAGCGCTACGCGATGGGCAAGGCGCTGCGTCGCGAGGTCCCGCGACGCAGCCTCGGCGACTGGCAGCCGCCGCCCGACCGGGCCGACCCCGTCGCCCTCATCGAGGAGTCGCACCGCGGCCGGGTGCCCGAGCTCGTCCCGATCCGCGTCGCGCGGATGATCTCCTCGCCGTACGGGTTCCTGCGGGGGACCGCCGTCGTCATGGCCGCGGACGTCGCCGGGCTGCCGGCGACCGGGATCATGCCCGTGGCCTGCGGCGACTCCCACCTCGGCAACTTCGGCTTCTACGCCTCGCCCGAGGGCGAGCTCGTCATCGACCTCAACGACTTCGACGAGGCGCACCCCGGCTCCTGGGAGTGGGACCTGCGCCGCCTCGTCGCCAGCATCTGGGTCGCCGGACGTGAGAACGGCCGGACCGAGGACGAGTGCCACGACGCCGTGCTCGCCTGCGTCGGCGCGTACCGCGACGAGGTGCGGCTGCTGGCCGACATGCCGCTCCTGGCCCGCAGCTACAACCGCCTCGACGTCGGCCGGCTGCACGAGACAGCGACCGAGAAGTCGCTGCGCGACGAGATCGAACGTTCCGTCCGGCGTGCCCGCCAGAAGACCTCCGACCGGGCGCTGCCGCGCTTCACCACGGTCGACAAGGGCGACAAGGGGCAGCCCGGGCAGCGGCGCATCGTGCAGGAGCCGCCGCTCATCACGCGCCTGCCCGAGGCCGAGCGCGACGCCGTCGCCGAGGCGCTCGACGCCTACCTGCTGACGCTCGCGCCGCACTGGCGGCGTGCGATCGGCGGCTACACGCTGGTCGACGTCGCGCACAAGGTCGTCGGCGTGGGCAGCGTCGGCCTGCGCGCGTACGTGGCCCTGCTCGAGGGCAGCGCGCCCGACGACGTCGTGTTCCTGCAGCTGAAGCAGGCCCGCCGGTCGGTCCTCGCCCCGTTCGTGCACGGCGGCGACGCCTGGCACCAGCACCAGGGCCAGCGGGTCGTGGAGTACCAGCAGGCGCTGCAGACCGTGAGCGACCCCCTGCTCGGCTGGACGACGGTCGACCTGCCGGGGGAGGGGCCGCTGGACTTCTACGTCCGCCAGTTCCGGAACTCGAAGGGCACCATCCCCCTCGACGCGATCGACGCGGCGGCGCTGACCGACTACGCCGGGATCGTCGGCCACCTGCTGGCCAAGGGCCACGTCCGGACCAGCGGCGCCTCGATGATCGCGGGCTACGCCGGCAAGGGCGACAAGCTGGGCGAGGCGTTCGGCCGCTTCGCCCGTTCGTACGCCGACCAGACGGAGGCCGACCACGCGCTGCTCGTCGCCGCCGTCCGCTCCGGACGGGTGCCCGCGTCCGAGGGCGCCCTGGACCGGATGGGCTCGGCGTTCCGGCCCTGA
- a CDS encoding winged helix DNA-binding domain-containing protein encodes MDVDATWVRERRLRAQGLGLPTDRSPTEAVRRLAAVQSQEPAYAFWSLALRSTATTEAEVRTAYDAGAFLRTHVLRPTWHLVAAEDVRWLLATTAGRVHQTNASMVRREGLGTAELERGARALADALSGGAVLTRPELATVLASAGLPTTQLAVVLLVMHAELEQVVVSGPMRGASHTYALLDARVPRSATDGPDPTRLLRRFFDGHGPATVRDVARWSSLTLTAVRTALVGLRDQLDGDLVEVVVDGETYVDLPREPTGAAPAVLLLPLFDELPLAYRDLAFPPAPGHPHPPDADLRSGSVLGGDANLGTWRREVKGRRVEVTLDLAPGVRDALRQAAEAEASRLAVYLGRDLDLRHGGA; translated from the coding sequence GTGGACGTCGACGCCACCTGGGTCCGGGAACGGCGGCTCCGGGCCCAGGGCCTGGGGCTCCCGACGGACCGCAGCCCGACCGAGGCCGTCCGCCGGCTGGCCGCGGTCCAGTCCCAGGAACCCGCCTACGCCTTCTGGTCGCTCGCCCTGCGCTCGACGGCGACGACCGAGGCCGAGGTGCGGACCGCCTACGACGCCGGCGCCTTCCTGCGCACCCACGTGCTGCGACCCACCTGGCACCTCGTCGCGGCCGAGGACGTGCGCTGGCTGCTCGCCACCACCGCCGGTCGCGTGCACCAGACGAACGCCTCGATGGTGCGGCGGGAAGGCCTCGGGACCGCCGAGCTGGAGCGCGGGGCGCGAGCCTTGGCCGATGCGCTCTCGGGCGGCGCGGTCCTGACCCGCCCCGAGCTGGCCACCGTGCTCGCGTCCGCCGGCCTGCCGACGACGCAGCTCGCGGTGGTCCTGCTCGTCATGCACGCCGAGCTCGAGCAGGTCGTCGTCAGCGGGCCGATGCGCGGCGCGAGCCACACGTACGCCCTCCTCGACGCCCGCGTCCCGCGCTCCGCCACCGACGGCCCCGACCCCACGCGGCTCCTGCGTCGGTTCTTCGACGGGCACGGGCCAGCCACCGTGCGCGACGTGGCCCGGTGGTCGTCGCTGACCCTCACTGCCGTACGGACGGCGCTCGTCGGGCTCCGCGACCAGCTGGACGGTGACCTGGTCGAGGTCGTGGTGGACGGCGAGACGTACGTCGACCTCCCCCGGGAACCGACCGGTGCGGCTCCGGCGGTCCTGCTGCTGCCGCTCTTCGACGAGCTGCCGCTGGCCTACCGCGACCTCGCCTTCCCGCCCGCCCCGGGCCACCCGCACCCGCCCGACGCCGACCTGCGGTCCGGCAGCGTCCTAGGTGGCGACGCCAACCTCGGCACCTGGCGTCGCGAGGTCAAGGGCCGCCGGGTCGAGGTCACGCTCGACCTCGCCCCCGGGGTGAGGGACGCGCTGCGGCAGGCGGCCGAGGCCGAGGCGTCGCGGTTGGCCGTGTATCTGGGACGTGACCTCGATCTGCGGCACGGGGGCGCCTGA